From a single Peromyscus maniculatus bairdii isolate BWxNUB_F1_BW_parent chromosome 4, HU_Pman_BW_mat_3.1, whole genome shotgun sequence genomic region:
- the Dgkz gene encoding diacylglycerol kinase zeta isoform X1 — METFFRRHFQRKAPGPGERLQRSSGVGLPTGKARRRSPAGQASSSLAQRRRSSAQLQGCFPRCGVGTQASRRRSSTAPPACNPRFMVDMVPTSQPATAGAQLLGTPLLLAGLMGMKEEEEEGAQEGDETARATSDAKPGTRTPRPSSHQGTWPLLPVPRCLRRASSHLLPADVVYGQTLWGLHGHYRRLSQRWPSGQHPGLGGRSQRASGTAAGPTIPARVRPLSRRRQVALRRKSAGPQPWNTLLMKAITKSGLQHLAPPPPTSGAPCGESERQIRSTVDWSESAAYGEHIWFETNVSGDFCYVGEQYCVAKMLKSVPRRKCAACKIVVHTPCIEQLEKINFRCKPSFRESGSRNVREPTFVRHHWVHRRRQDGKCRHCGKGFQQKFTFHSKEIVAISCSWCKQAYHSKVSCFMLQQIEEPCSLGVHAAVVIPPTWILRARRPQNTLKASKKKKRASFKRRSSKKGPEEGRWRPFIIRPTPSPLMKPLLVFVNPKSGGNQGAKIIQSFLWYLNPRQVFDLSQGGPREALEMYRKVHNLRILACGGDGTVGWILSTLDQLRLKPPPPVAILPLGTGNDLARTLNWGGGYTDEPVSKILSHVEEGNVVQLDRWDLRAEPNPEAGPEERDDGATDRLPLDVFNNYFSLGFDAHVTLEFHESREANPEKFNSRFRNKMFYAGTAFSDFLMGSSKDLAKHIRVVCDGMDLTPKIQDLKPQCIVFLNIPRYCAGTMPWGHPGEHHDFEPQRHDDGYLEVIGFTMTSLAALQVGGHGERLTQCREVLLTTAKAIPVQVDGEPCKLAASRIRIALRNQATMVQKAKRRSAAPLHSDQQPVPEQLRIQVSRVSMHDYEALHYDKEQLREASVPLGTVVVPGDSDLELCRAHIERLQQEPDGAGAKSPMCHQLSSKWCFLDATTASRFYRIDRAQEHLNYVTEIAQDEIYILDPELLGASARPDLPTPTSPLPASPCSPIPRSLQGDAAPPQGEELIDAAKRNDFCKLQELHRAGGDLMHRDQQSRTLLHHAVSTGSKEVVRYLLDHAPPEILDAVEENGETCLHQAAALGQRTICHYIVEAGASLMKTDQQGDTPRQRAEKAQDTELAAYLENRQHYQMIQREDQETAV, encoded by the exons ATGGAGACCTTCTTTAGGAGGCATTTCCAACGGAAGGCACCAGGTCCTGGAGAGAGGCTGCAGCGGTCCAGTGGTGTGGGGCTGCCCACAGGCAAGGCTCGACGCCGCTCCCCTGCAGGGCAGGCCTCCTCCTCACTGGCCCAGAGGCGCCGCTCCAGTGCACAGCTCCAGGGCTGTTTCCCCAGATGCGGGGTGGGCACCCAAGCCAGCCGCAGGCGGTCCAGCACCGCGCCCCCTGCCTGCAATCCTCGCTTTATGGTGGATATGGTGCCCACCTCACAGCCTGCCACTGCTGGGGCCCAGCTTCTGGGTACACCCCTGCTGTTGGCTGGGCTCATGggcatgaaggaggaggaggaggaaggggcccAGGAGGGAGAtgagacagccagggcaacaagTGATGCCAAACCAGGTACCAGGACACCAAGGCCCTCCTCACACCAGGGCACCTGGCCATTGCTCCCCGTGCCCCGCTGCCTACGCAGAGCGTCCTCCCACCTGCTCCCCGCTGACGTGGTGTATGGCCAGACTCTCTGGGGCCTGCATGGGCACTATCGTCGCCTCAGCCAGCGGTGGCCGTCAGGCCAGCACCCGGGGCTTGGGGGCCGAAGCCAAAGAGCCTCGGGCACTGCAGCAGGCCCCACGATCCCTGCCCGTGTGCGCCCACTGTCTCGCAGACGCCAGGTAGCTCTAAGGCGGAAGTCAGCTGGACCCCAGCCCTGGAACACCCTGCTTAT GAAAGCCATCACCAAGTCAGGCCTCCAGCACCTGGCACCCCCTCCTCCCACGTCTGGGGCCCCGTGTGGTGAATCTGAGCGGCAGATCCGGAGCACTGTGGACTGGAGT GAGTCAGCAGCCTATGGGGAGCACATCTGGTTTGAGACCAACGTGTCCGGTGACTTCTGCTATGTCGGGGAGCAGTACTGCGTAGCGAAGATGCTG AAGTCAGTGCCCAGAAGAAAGTGTGCAGCCTGTAAGATTGTGGTGCACACCCCATGCATTGAGCAGCTGGAGAAG ATCAATTTTCGCTGTAAGCCATCCTTCCGTGAATCAGGCTCCAGGAATGTTCGTGAG ccAACCTTCGTAAGACACCACTGGGTGCACAGGCGACGTCAGGATGGCAAGTGTCGGCACTGTGGGAAG GGCTTCCAGCAGAAGTTCACTTTCCACAGCAAGGAGATCGTGGCCATCAGTTGCTCCTGGTGCAAGCAAGCA TACCACAGCAAGGTGTCCTGCTTCATGCTGCAGCAGATTGAGGAACCCTGCTCCCTGGGGGTGCATGCAGCTGTGGTCATCCCACCCACCTGGATCCTCAGGGCCCGGAGGCCCCAG AATACCCTCAAGGCcagcaagaagaaaaagagagcgTCCTTCAAGAGGAGATCCAGCAAGAAAGGACCTGAG GAAGGCCGATGGAGACCCTTCATCATCAGgcccaccccatcccccctcATGAAGCCCCTGCTGGTGTTTGTGAACCCTAAGAGCGGTGGCAACCAG GGCGCTAAGATTATCCAGTCTTTCCTGTGGTATCTGAATCCTCGACAAGTCTTTGACCTGAGCCAGGGGGGACCCAGGGAGGC GCTGGAAATGTACCGCAAAGTGCATAATTTGAGGATTCTGGCTTGCGGGGGTGACGGCACG GTTGGCTGGATTCTGTCCACCCTGGACCAGCTGCGCTTAAAACCACCGCCCCCTGTGGCCATCCTGCCCCTGGGTACTGGCAATGACCTGGCCCGCACCCTCAACTGGGGTGGG GGTTACACAGATGAGCCTGTGTCCAAGATCCTTTCCCATGTAGAGGAGGGGAATGTGGTACAGCTGGACCGCTGGGACCTGCGAGCAGAGCCCAACCCTGAGGCAGGACCTGAGGAGCGAGATGATGGAGCCACTGACCGg CTGCCCCTGGATGTCTTCAACAACTACTTCAGTCTGGGCTTTGATGCCCACGTCACCTTGGAGTTTCATGAGTCTCGAG AAGCCAACCCGGAGAAGTTCAACAGCCGCTTTCGGAATAAGATGTTCTATGCTGGG ACGGCCTTCTCGGACTTCCTGATGGGCAGCTCCAAGGACTTAGCCAAGCACATCCGAGTAGTG TGTGATGGGATGGACCTAACCCCCAAGATCCAGGACCTGAAACCCCAGTGCATCGTTTTCCTGAACATCCCCAG GTACTGTGCAGGCACCATGCCCTGGGGCCACCCTGGGGAGCACCATGACTTTGAGCCCCAGCGGCATGATGATGGTTACCTCGAGGTCATCGGCTTTACCATGACATCCTTG GCCGCGCTGCAGGTGGGTGGGCACGGCGAGCGGCTGACCCAGTGCCGAGAAGTGCTGCTCACCACGGCCAAGGCCATCCCTGTGCAGGTGGATGGGGAGCCCTGCAAGCTTGCAGCATCACGTATTCGAATCGCCCTGCGCAACCAGGCCACCATGGTGCAGAAGGCCAAGCGCCGGAGCGCGGCCCCACTGCACAGCGA TCAGCAGCCGGTTCCCGAGCAGCTGCGGATCCAGGTGAGCAGGGTCAGCATGCACGACTACGAGGCTCTGCATTACGACAAGGAACAGCTCAGGGAGGCCT CTGTGCCTCTGGGCACTGTGGTGGTCCCTGGAGACAGTGACCTGGAGCTCTGCCGTGCCCACATCGAGAGACTCCAGCAG GAGCCCGATGGTGCTGGAGCCAAGTCCCCGATGTGCCACCAGCTGTCATCCAAGTGGTGTTTCTTGGATG CCACCACCGCCAGCCGCTTCTACAGGATTGACAGGGCCCAG GAACACCTCAACTACGTGACAGAGATTGCCCAGGACGAGATTTATATCCTAGACCCCGAGCTGCTGGGGGCATCAGCCCGGCCTGAcctccccacccctacctccccgctccctgcctccccctgctcccccatACCCCG GTCATTGCAGGGGGATGCCGCACCACCTCAAG GTGAAGAGCTGATTGACGCCGCCAAGAGGAATGACTTCTGCAAG CTCCAGGAGCTACACCGAGCAGGAGGAGACCTCATGCACCGGGACCAACAGAGCCGCACACTCTTGCACCACGCCGTCAGCACGGGCAGTAAGGAGGTGGTCCGCTATCTGCTGGACCACG CGCCACCGGAGATCCTGGATGCGGTGGAGGAGAA CGGGGAGACCTGTCTACACCAGGCAGCCGCCCTGGGTCAGCGCACCATCTGCCACTACATTGTAGAAGCCGGGGCCTCCCTCATGAAGACAGACCAGCAG GGCGACACTCCCCGGCAGCGAGCTGAGAAGGCTCAGGACACCGAGCTAGCTGCCTACCTGGAAAACAGACAGCATTACCAGATGATCCAGCGTGAGGACCAGGAGACGGCTGTGTAG
- the Dgkz gene encoding diacylglycerol kinase zeta isoform X4, translating to MAEGPGGGGPRGDRAAAGGRAVEEVVVRRRCRRGEEAEVFQPWPEGTRSVAAGPLVEERFRQMHLRKQVSYRKAITKSGLQHLAPPPPTSGAPCGESERQIRSTVDWSESAAYGEHIWFETNVSGDFCYVGEQYCVAKMLKSVPRRKCAACKIVVHTPCIEQLEKINFRCKPSFRESGSRNVREPTFVRHHWVHRRRQDGKCRHCGKGFQQKFTFHSKEIVAISCSWCKQAYHSKVSCFMLQQIEEPCSLGVHAAVVIPPTWILRARRPQNTLKASKKKKRASFKRRSSKKGPEEGRWRPFIIRPTPSPLMKPLLVFVNPKSGGNQGAKIIQSFLWYLNPRQVFDLSQGGPREALEMYRKVHNLRILACGGDGTVGWILSTLDQLRLKPPPPVAILPLGTGNDLARTLNWGGGYTDEPVSKILSHVEEGNVVQLDRWDLRAEPNPEAGPEERDDGATDRLPLDVFNNYFSLGFDAHVTLEFHESREANPEKFNSRFRNKMFYAGTAFSDFLMGSSKDLAKHIRVVCDGMDLTPKIQDLKPQCIVFLNIPRYCAGTMPWGHPGEHHDFEPQRHDDGYLEVIGFTMTSLAALQVGGHGERLTQCREVLLTTAKAIPVQVDGEPCKLAASRIRIALRNQATMVQKAKRRSAAPLHSDQQPVPEQLRIQVSRVSMHDYEALHYDKEQLREASVPLGTVVVPGDSDLELCRAHIERLQQEPDGAGAKSPMCHQLSSKWCFLDATTASRFYRIDRAQEHLNYVTEIAQDEIYILDPELLGASARPDLPTPTSPLPASPCSPIPRSLQGDAAPPQGEELIDAAKRNDFCKLQELHRAGGDLMHRDQQSRTLLHHAVSTGSKEVVRYLLDHAPPEILDAVEENGETCLHQAAALGQRTICHYIVEAGASLMKTDQQGDTPRQRAEKAQDTELAAYLENRQHYQMIQREDQETAV from the exons GAAAGCCATCACCAAGTCAGGCCTCCAGCACCTGGCACCCCCTCCTCCCACGTCTGGGGCCCCGTGTGGTGAATCTGAGCGGCAGATCCGGAGCACTGTGGACTGGAGT GAGTCAGCAGCCTATGGGGAGCACATCTGGTTTGAGACCAACGTGTCCGGTGACTTCTGCTATGTCGGGGAGCAGTACTGCGTAGCGAAGATGCTG AAGTCAGTGCCCAGAAGAAAGTGTGCAGCCTGTAAGATTGTGGTGCACACCCCATGCATTGAGCAGCTGGAGAAG ATCAATTTTCGCTGTAAGCCATCCTTCCGTGAATCAGGCTCCAGGAATGTTCGTGAG ccAACCTTCGTAAGACACCACTGGGTGCACAGGCGACGTCAGGATGGCAAGTGTCGGCACTGTGGGAAG GGCTTCCAGCAGAAGTTCACTTTCCACAGCAAGGAGATCGTGGCCATCAGTTGCTCCTGGTGCAAGCAAGCA TACCACAGCAAGGTGTCCTGCTTCATGCTGCAGCAGATTGAGGAACCCTGCTCCCTGGGGGTGCATGCAGCTGTGGTCATCCCACCCACCTGGATCCTCAGGGCCCGGAGGCCCCAG AATACCCTCAAGGCcagcaagaagaaaaagagagcgTCCTTCAAGAGGAGATCCAGCAAGAAAGGACCTGAG GAAGGCCGATGGAGACCCTTCATCATCAGgcccaccccatcccccctcATGAAGCCCCTGCTGGTGTTTGTGAACCCTAAGAGCGGTGGCAACCAG GGCGCTAAGATTATCCAGTCTTTCCTGTGGTATCTGAATCCTCGACAAGTCTTTGACCTGAGCCAGGGGGGACCCAGGGAGGC GCTGGAAATGTACCGCAAAGTGCATAATTTGAGGATTCTGGCTTGCGGGGGTGACGGCACG GTTGGCTGGATTCTGTCCACCCTGGACCAGCTGCGCTTAAAACCACCGCCCCCTGTGGCCATCCTGCCCCTGGGTACTGGCAATGACCTGGCCCGCACCCTCAACTGGGGTGGG GGTTACACAGATGAGCCTGTGTCCAAGATCCTTTCCCATGTAGAGGAGGGGAATGTGGTACAGCTGGACCGCTGGGACCTGCGAGCAGAGCCCAACCCTGAGGCAGGACCTGAGGAGCGAGATGATGGAGCCACTGACCGg CTGCCCCTGGATGTCTTCAACAACTACTTCAGTCTGGGCTTTGATGCCCACGTCACCTTGGAGTTTCATGAGTCTCGAG AAGCCAACCCGGAGAAGTTCAACAGCCGCTTTCGGAATAAGATGTTCTATGCTGGG ACGGCCTTCTCGGACTTCCTGATGGGCAGCTCCAAGGACTTAGCCAAGCACATCCGAGTAGTG TGTGATGGGATGGACCTAACCCCCAAGATCCAGGACCTGAAACCCCAGTGCATCGTTTTCCTGAACATCCCCAG GTACTGTGCAGGCACCATGCCCTGGGGCCACCCTGGGGAGCACCATGACTTTGAGCCCCAGCGGCATGATGATGGTTACCTCGAGGTCATCGGCTTTACCATGACATCCTTG GCCGCGCTGCAGGTGGGTGGGCACGGCGAGCGGCTGACCCAGTGCCGAGAAGTGCTGCTCACCACGGCCAAGGCCATCCCTGTGCAGGTGGATGGGGAGCCCTGCAAGCTTGCAGCATCACGTATTCGAATCGCCCTGCGCAACCAGGCCACCATGGTGCAGAAGGCCAAGCGCCGGAGCGCGGCCCCACTGCACAGCGA TCAGCAGCCGGTTCCCGAGCAGCTGCGGATCCAGGTGAGCAGGGTCAGCATGCACGACTACGAGGCTCTGCATTACGACAAGGAACAGCTCAGGGAGGCCT CTGTGCCTCTGGGCACTGTGGTGGTCCCTGGAGACAGTGACCTGGAGCTCTGCCGTGCCCACATCGAGAGACTCCAGCAG GAGCCCGATGGTGCTGGAGCCAAGTCCCCGATGTGCCACCAGCTGTCATCCAAGTGGTGTTTCTTGGATG CCACCACCGCCAGCCGCTTCTACAGGATTGACAGGGCCCAG GAACACCTCAACTACGTGACAGAGATTGCCCAGGACGAGATTTATATCCTAGACCCCGAGCTGCTGGGGGCATCAGCCCGGCCTGAcctccccacccctacctccccgctccctgcctccccctgctcccccatACCCCG GTCATTGCAGGGGGATGCCGCACCACCTCAAG GTGAAGAGCTGATTGACGCCGCCAAGAGGAATGACTTCTGCAAG CTCCAGGAGCTACACCGAGCAGGAGGAGACCTCATGCACCGGGACCAACAGAGCCGCACACTCTTGCACCACGCCGTCAGCACGGGCAGTAAGGAGGTGGTCCGCTATCTGCTGGACCACG CGCCACCGGAGATCCTGGATGCGGTGGAGGAGAA CGGGGAGACCTGTCTACACCAGGCAGCCGCCCTGGGTCAGCGCACCATCTGCCACTACATTGTAGAAGCCGGGGCCTCCCTCATGAAGACAGACCAGCAG GGCGACACTCCCCGGCAGCGAGCTGAGAAGGCTCAGGACACCGAGCTAGCTGCCTACCTGGAAAACAGACAGCATTACCAGATGATCCAGCGTGAGGACCAGGAGACGGCTGTGTAG